Proteins encoded in a region of the Chryseobacterium piperi genome:
- a CDS encoding Crp/Fnr family transcriptional regulator: MDIDKIIDQILILPPSSKEKLKLHITEISYPKYFCLMEADKVIPYTYFIKKGIVRAYASTEENDITFWFGSEGETAISMKSFVENKPGYESIELLEDCEFYRMETDNLRALFNEDIHIANWGRRFAERELIKTEELIISRQFKTASERYKDLMRDKPNLLKRVQLGHIASYLGITQVSLSRIRAEIK, encoded by the coding sequence ATGGATATCGACAAGATTATTGACCAAATATTGATACTGCCCCCGTCCTCAAAAGAAAAGCTGAAGCTTCACATCACAGAAATTTCATACCCTAAATACTTTTGCCTGATGGAAGCGGATAAAGTAATTCCTTATACCTATTTTATTAAAAAAGGAATCGTTCGTGCTTATGCTTCTACAGAAGAAAATGATATTACGTTTTGGTTCGGAAGTGAAGGAGAAACTGCTATCTCCATGAAAAGTTTTGTAGAAAATAAACCCGGCTATGAAAGTATTGAATTACTGGAAGACTGTGAATTTTACAGAATGGAAACCGATAATTTAAGAGCTCTTTTTAATGAGGATATTCATATTGCCAACTGGGGACGAAGGTTTGCCGAAAGAGAACTTATAAAAACTGAAGAACTCATTATTTCAAGGCAGTTTAAAACAGCTTCAGAACGATATAAAGACTTGATGCGGGATAAACCGAATTTATTAAAAAGAGTTCAGTTAGGACATATAGCTTCTTATTTGGGAATTACTCAGGTTAGTTTAAGCCGGATCAGAGCTGAGATTAAATAG
- a CDS encoding DMT family transporter, whose amino-acid sequence MNWIILIIAGLFEVAFASCLGKAKETSGSEMYYWYAGFLVTMTISMVLLIKATQTLPIGTAYAVWTGIGAVGTALMGMIFFKDPISFWRVFFISTLIGSVVGLKSVSH is encoded by the coding sequence ATGAACTGGATTATTTTAATTATTGCGGGATTATTTGAAGTTGCATTTGCTTCATGTCTTGGAAAAGCAAAGGAAACATCAGGATCAGAAATGTATTATTGGTATGCTGGTTTTCTTGTAACCATGACCATCAGTATGGTTTTACTGATCAAAGCTACCCAAACACTGCCGATAGGGACTGCCTATGCTGTCTGGACAGGAATTGGTGCGGTAGGAACTGCTTTAATGGGAATGATCTTTTTTAAAGATCCAATATCATTCTGGAGAGTATTCTTCATCTCTACTCTAATTGGCTCTGTAGTTGGTCTGAAATCGGTCTCCCACTAA
- a CDS encoding class I SAM-dependent methyltransferase — MKKIAKLLLNKIPRPALITMSIWARPLIYKFFKGTEFYDPIDGRSYRKFLPYGYGKQRENALSPGTLSLERHRQMWLYLQNETDFFIKNYKVLHIAPEQEFLRKFKRMKNLNYISADLFSPIVDVKADILDLPFTDESFDIIFCNHVLEHIEDDAKAISEMYRVMKPGGWGIFQVPMKNSLEKTYEDFSITDPKERQKHFGQYDHVRWYGMDYFDRLKKAGFEVDVNFYSQKFTEEEIRKFGLRHNEILPVVFKK; from the coding sequence ATGAAAAAAATAGCCAAGCTTTTACTCAATAAAATCCCACGCCCTGCGCTTATTACAATGAGCATATGGGCAAGACCCCTTATCTATAAGTTTTTTAAGGGAACCGAATTTTATGACCCTATTGATGGAAGATCTTATCGTAAATTTCTTCCCTATGGGTATGGAAAGCAAAGAGAAAATGCTTTATCTCCCGGAACTCTGAGTCTGGAGAGACATCGCCAGATGTGGCTGTATCTTCAAAATGAAACAGATTTTTTCATTAAAAACTATAAAGTCTTGCATATTGCCCCGGAGCAGGAGTTTTTGAGAAAGTTCAAGAGAATGAAAAATCTGAACTATATCTCTGCAGATTTGTTTTCTCCGATTGTAGATGTAAAAGCGGATATTCTGGACTTACCATTTACTGATGAAAGCTTTGATATTATTTTTTGCAACCATGTACTGGAACATATAGAGGATGATGCAAAGGCTATAAGTGAGATGTACAGGGTAATGAAACCAGGAGGATGGGGCATCTTTCAGGTTCCTATGAAAAATTCATTAGAGAAAACCTACGAGGACTTTTCAATAACAGATCCTAAAGAACGTCAAAAACATTTTGGACAATATGATCACGTACGTTGGTATGGAATGGATTATTTTGACCGACTGAAAAAAGCAGGTTTTGAAGTAGATGTGAATTTCTATTCTCAAAAATTTACAGAAGAAGAAATTAGAAAATTTGGATTAAGACACAATGAGATCTTACCTGTAGTTTTCAAAAAATAA
- the map gene encoding type I methionyl aminopeptidase, with the protein MIQLKTIEELRLMKQSAQLVSKTLGMLAKEIKPGITTLYLDKLAHDFIKDHGAEPAFLGYGGFPNSLCISPNEQVVHGFPNNDIIKEGDVLSVDCGAILNGFVGDHAYTFEIGEVNPETKKLLQVTKESLYKGIEQCIRGKRIGDISHAIQAHCEKEGYGVVRELVGHGLGRKMHEDPQVPNYGKQGSGKVIKDGLAIAIEPMVNLGTEKVKFHNDGWTVTTLDNQPSAHFEHDVAVINGKPVLLSTFKYIYEALGIESDEEKPFQMDF; encoded by the coding sequence ATGATTCAATTAAAAACAATAGAAGAGCTTCGTTTAATGAAGCAAAGTGCCCAGTTGGTTTCCAAAACATTAGGAATGTTGGCGAAAGAAATAAAACCAGGGATTACTACTTTGTATTTAGATAAATTAGCCCATGATTTTATTAAGGACCATGGTGCAGAACCTGCATTTTTAGGATATGGAGGTTTTCCAAACTCATTATGCATCTCACCTAATGAACAGGTGGTACATGGTTTTCCAAATAATGATATTATTAAGGAAGGGGATGTACTTTCTGTAGACTGTGGAGCTATTTTAAACGGCTTTGTAGGAGATCATGCCTATACCTTTGAAATTGGAGAAGTAAACCCTGAGACTAAGAAACTATTGCAGGTAACAAAAGAGTCTCTTTATAAAGGAATTGAGCAATGTATCAGAGGAAAGAGAATTGGAGATATTTCTCATGCTATTCAGGCTCATTGTGAAAAAGAAGGTTATGGAGTGGTGAGGGAGTTGGTAGGACATGGATTAGGAAGAAAAATGCATGAAGATCCTCAGGTTCCTAATTATGGCAAACAGGGAAGTGGAAAGGTGATCAAAGATGGTTTGGCTATTGCTATAGAACCGATGGTAAACCTTGGAACTGAAAAAGTGAAATTCCATAATGACGGCTGGACGGTAACTACATTGGATAACCAACCTTCAGCACATTTTGAGCATGATGTTGCTGTAATCAACGGAAAACCAGTATTGCTTTCTACTTTCAAATATATCTATGAAGCATTAGGTATTGAAAGTGATGAAGAGAAGCCTTTCCAAATGGATTTTTAA
- a CDS encoding BT0820 family HAD-type phosphatase, which yields MLNNKKIAVDFDGTIVDDAYPGIGKAKLFAFETLQKLQAQGYRLILWTYRHGKTLDEAVEFCKKNGIEFYAVNSSFEGEVFDSETQSRKIDADWFIDDRNLGGFPGWGEIYNIINDRIEFRVEGKEVLAYSKLKKEKKKGLFW from the coding sequence ATGTTAAATAATAAAAAAATTGCTGTAGACTTTGACGGAACGATTGTTGACGATGCTTATCCCGGAATAGGAAAGGCCAAGCTTTTTGCTTTTGAAACATTACAAAAGCTTCAGGCTCAAGGATACAGATTAATCCTTTGGACGTACAGACACGGAAAAACATTGGACGAAGCAGTAGAGTTTTGTAAAAAAAACGGAATAGAATTTTATGCAGTGAATTCCAGTTTTGAAGGTGAGGTTTTCGATTCCGAAACACAGTCGCGAAAAATTGATGCAGACTGGTTTATCGATGACCGAAACTTAGGTGGTTTTCCAGGATGGGGTGAAATCTACAATATCATTAATGACAGAATAGAATTCCGTGTGGAAGGCAAAGAAGTTTTAGCCTATTCAAAACTTAAAAAAGAAAAGAAAAAAGGTCTTTTCTGGTAG
- a CDS encoding acyl-ACP desaturase, with protein sequence MYQKLVRKEVMGILEKEVSSFLEKFLTPIEKIWQPSDYLPDPSSADFKYDLEEIQTFAREMPYDLFVTLIGDCITEEALPSYESWLMGVEGINQEEKVGWANWVRSWTAEENRHGDLLNKYLYLCGRVNMREVEITTQYLISDGFDLGTSMDPYRNFIYTSFQETATNISHRRVGTLAKQSGNGKLAKMCGVIAADEARHAKAYKHFVAKILEIDPSEMILAFEDMMRKKIVMPAHLMRQSGQKAGELWGHFSDAAQRCMVYTGQDYINIMKDLLDEWKIEHVKGLTEKAEKAQEYLMKLPSRLQKITDRVSTPDLQFQFSWVKS encoded by the coding sequence ATGTATCAAAAGCTTGTAAGGAAAGAAGTAATGGGTATTCTGGAAAAGGAAGTAAGTTCTTTTCTTGAAAAATTTTTGACGCCTATCGAAAAGATATGGCAGCCTTCAGATTATCTTCCGGATCCTTCAAGCGCTGATTTCAAATACGACCTGGAAGAAATTCAGACTTTTGCCCGTGAAATGCCTTACGATCTTTTTGTGACCTTAATTGGTGACTGTATTACAGAAGAGGCTTTGCCTTCTTATGAATCTTGGCTAATGGGAGTTGAAGGGATTAATCAGGAAGAAAAAGTAGGTTGGGCTAATTGGGTGAGATCCTGGACAGCTGAAGAAAACAGACATGGAGATCTTTTGAATAAATATCTTTATCTGTGCGGAAGAGTGAATATGAGAGAAGTTGAAATTACTACACAATATTTGATCAGCGACGGATTTGATTTGGGAACAAGCATGGATCCGTACAGGAACTTTATTTATACGAGTTTTCAGGAAACGGCAACCAACATTTCTCACAGAAGAGTAGGAACATTAGCAAAACAATCAGGAAACGGGAAACTAGCCAAGATGTGTGGCGTTATTGCTGCTGATGAAGCAAGACATGCTAAAGCTTATAAGCATTTCGTAGCTAAAATTCTTGAAATAGATCCTTCCGAAATGATTCTTGCATTTGAAGATATGATGCGCAAGAAAATTGTAATGCCTGCACATTTAATGAGGCAGTCAGGACAAAAAGCAGGTGAGCTTTGGGGACATTTTTCCGATGCGGCACAACGTTGTATGGTATATACCGGACAGGATTATATCAATATTATGAAAGACCTCCTTGACGAGTGGAAAATAGAACACGTTAAAGGACTTACTGAAAAAGCTGAAAAAGCTCAGGAATATTTAATGAAACTTCCATCAAGATTGCAGAAAATTACAGATCGGGTTTCTACTCCGGACTTACAATTTCAGTTCAGCTGGGTGAAAAGTTAG